A segment of the Candidatus Pelagisphaera phototrophica genome:
AGTAATATTAGGAAATTCTACCTGCCGTTTAGTTCGAATAGCCGCTGCGTTCATGCTCTCCTCGAGGCGAAGCGTCTCGACTTTTGAGAGAAACTCCTGATAGGGGGGCTTGATCGCTTGCATGGTGACTTGCTCCTTGGTTTCGTCGTATAATTGAAGCGTGACCATGCGAGACTTTGTTAAATCAAGAGCGGCCTCGGTGATGCTCTCCCAGAGGCCCTGTAGCTCGAGATTGGATACTACTTTCTGACCGACGCTTATGAGCGCTTTAAGCTGGTCAGACTGGGTGATCAGCTGTCTTTGTTTCCAGACACTCTGTAGAGATGTGATGGATTCATCTGCCACCGCCTCTAGCCGTTTCAGATCGCGGGCGGTGAAATTTGCTACCTTGTCAGAATCTACGTCGATGACCCCTGCGATCTGCCCTTCCGAAAAGAGAGGGACGGCCATTTTACTCCTGATGCCGTCGATTAGTTTTACATATCGCGAGTCTTGTTCTACATCGTTAGATATTGTGGCGACCCCATTGAAAGCGACCCTGCCAGTGATGCCCTTGCCAATGTGAAGCGAAAGATCCTTTGTGTCAGTTGGGTAACCCAGCGCGTATTCGATTTCCAGTAAACCAGAGTTCGGACTAATTAATGAGATCGAAGCGGATTTGGGCTGGAAGAGAATTTGTATCTCTTCAATGATTCGTTTGAAAGCGTCTCGAATATTAAAGGCAGAGCTCCCGATCTGGCTGATCCGATAGAGTGCTAGTAGCAGGTTCGGATCTTCAATCGGACTGTTGTTGGAATCGTCGAGCATAAAGGTTTGTCACTTTCTAATCGATACGGGCATAGATGCCGCCCCCCAAGAGTCGCTCTCCATCGTAAAGTGCTATCACCTGGCCTAGGGCTAAAGCTCTTTGTGGGTCGTCGAAGGTGATTTCGACAGAATGATCACTCGTAGGCGAATAGGATATGGGAACGCGAGGGTCTCTGTAGCGCACTTTCGCCTCGATACGAGATTCGCTGGAGATTGCAGGCCCTATAAAGCTCAGACTGGATACGGCACATCGAGACGAATAAAGCCTGGGAGCATGAGGAGATTCGAACGAGATGAGGAGGGCGTTGCGGTCTCGGTCTTTGCCGACGACAACGTAGTTTTGATGGTCTGTGTTGGATGGTATCCCGATACCCTTGCGTTGACCGATGGTGAAGTAGTGAAGGCCTCTGTGCTCACCCAGCGGCATGTCATCCTCTGCTCTGATGATTGGACCTGGTCGGTCGGGGACGTACTCCCGCAGGAAGTCCTGCATTTTGATATTTCCGATGAAGCAGATCCCCTGACTGTCCTTTTTCTTTGCGTTGGGCAGATCTGACTCAAGCGCGAGCTTGCGGATATCCGGTTTCGTCAAGTGGCCGATAGGGAATAGGGCTCGATCCACCTGGTCCGATTTCATCAGCGCGAGAAAGTAGGTCTGGTCCTTGTTTTTGTCGACTCCTTCGAGGATCGAGTTTCCCGAAGCGGTCTCTTCCAGTCGGGCGTAGTGCCCGGTGGCGACTTGATCAAACCCGTGTTCGAGAGCGTAGTCCAGAAGTACTCCGAACTTGATTTCACGATTGCACATCACATCTGGATTCGGGGTGATACCGGATTGGTACCCTTCTAGCAGATAGTCCACAATCCTCTCTCGATAGTCCTTCATCAAATTCACGACTCGGAAAGGGATACCTAGCTTTTCGGCAACCGCTGCCGCATCCTCGATATCTTGCTGCCAGGGACAATCGCCAAGAATTTCATCCTCGTTGATCCAGTTTTTCATGTAGGCCCCCTCCACATCGTATCCTTGCTCTTGCAGGAGCAAAGCGGCGACGCTGCTGTCAACGCCTCCAGACATTGCGAGGAGGACCTTCTTCATGAGTCCACTCAGGCAATTACACTCCCGTCTCGCAAGCCTGTAGATTGAGAAAGGTCTAAGGCGGGTCGGCGTGGCATTTCGCTCTCCATGAGGACGTAATTATTCGGCTTCGATTTTTATCAAACATAGTGATAGCAGCCGAGCGTCCTCGTTTTCTCCTGTTAGAGCCGGCACGAAGTATCGATTGCAGTGGAGTACAACGTGCGCGGAGCCAGATCTGCTTGACGGGATTGGGACTTCTAGCTCCCTGAAGTGTTCGGAACTAGATTTCCAGTCTCCGTGGACGATACCATCAATCGAGAGTTTTAAAGACAGAGTATTCTTTGAGAGCTGTTCGGGAATCTCGACCTGGATGCGAATCACTTTGTTCGGCGAGGCCAGACTTAATCTCGTTTCGAAAAATGGACCGATCCAAAAATTGGGACAAAGTTCATCGGTAGTTTCGGACTGAAATAGCCTCGCTAATTGGGTCCAACCTCGTGTAGCGGCGATCGGGTAGAGAATGCGAGGGGCTAGCTCAAGCGGCGTGTTCCAGGCTGCGGCGAGGGATAGGAAGAAGGCTTTGAGGGGTGTGTTATCTAAGATTGCAGCCTCCGCTTTTCGAACTGCTTGAATCGCTTTGGGTCTCCGGCTCCTTTGGTAGAGTCCGTATGAAATCTCGCAGCGCCAACGCAGCGGTTTTAACCAGGTGCCCCAGTAACGTCTACTAATTTCGATGCATTCTTCCATGAGACGTTCTCGAGTCTTGTTTACCGTTTTGGATGAATCGTGGAGGCGATATCGGCTCCAGACTTCCGCTACGGGATGGAAGCGGAACGTTTGGCTGAAACGACAGAAGAGATCGTAGTCGATCGCATGGGAGATTTTAGAGTCAATCCCGCTACAAGTGTCCCAAGCGGTTCGGTGCCAGAACGTGGAGGGTTGAGGGATCTGGTTATACCGGCGTTTCCAGATCGCGAGCTGATCGAAGTGCGAGGTGTACCTGAAAGGATGGTCTTTCCCTTCTTTGGTGGGATCATTTCCGAAAAACAGGCTTCGCCCAAATACGATGTACCGACCGCGTTTAGGATCGATTTCTTGGGCGACGCGTTGAAGACATTCATCAAGGAGGACATCGTCGGAGTTGAGGAAGCCGAGGATTTCACCAGTTGCCTTTTCAAACCCGCGATTGAGGGCGTCTGCCTGCCCCCGATCGGATTCTACGTAGAGGTTGAAAAGTTCCGGGTGCTGCTGAACGAAGGCTTCTGCAATTTTCACCGAATCGTCCGTCGATTTTCCATCTTGGATAATCACTTCAAGATGGGGGTAGTTCTGATCGACGAGGCTTTGAAGTGTTTCCTCCAGAAAAGCTCCCTGATTAAAAGAGGGAGTGACGATGGATATTTTAGGCAACTCATTCATTCACAAGACGCGACGCAACGGTTCGGCTATCGCAAGAATTCGGAACGAAGGGAAACTGTCGAGTAGATTGGGTCTGGGTAGCAAGCGTTATGGAAGGGATAAATTTGCGTTTGTGAAGTGCGGGCTGGCATTTCTTTACCCATTGGCCTAATTTCGCCCCCTTCTCATGACCTCAGAGTATTTTACTGAACAATTGCGAGATTTGCTAGGCGACTCGTTAGTTTCAGTGGTCTTGTATGGTTCGGCGACAACGGGCGAGCAATCTGAGAAATATTCTGATTAAAATCTGACGGTCGTCTGCTCGAGGCT
Coding sequences within it:
- the mnmA gene encoding tRNA 2-thiouridine(34) synthase MnmA: MKKVLLAMSGGVDSSVAALLLQEQGYDVEGAYMKNWINEDEILGDCPWQQDIEDAAAVAEKLGIPFRVVNLMKDYRERIVDYLLEGYQSGITPNPDVMCNREIKFGVLLDYALEHGFDQVATGHYARLEETASGNSILEGVDKNKDQTYFLALMKSDQVDRALFPIGHLTKPDIRKLALESDLPNAKKKDSQGICFIGNIKMQDFLREYVPDRPGPIIRAEDDMPLGEHRGLHYFTIGQRKGIGIPSNTDHQNYVVVGKDRDRNALLISFESPHAPRLYSSRCAVSSLSFIGPAISSESRIEAKVRYRDPRVPISYSPTSDHSVEITFDDPQRALALGQVIALYDGERLLGGGIYARID
- a CDS encoding glycosyltransferase family 2 protein, encoding MNELPKISIVTPSFNQGAFLEETLQSLVDQNYPHLEVIIQDGKSTDDSVKIAEAFVQQHPELFNLYVESDRGQADALNRGFEKATGEILGFLNSDDVLLDECLQRVAQEIDPKRGRYIVFGRSLFFGNDPTKEGKDHPFRYTSHFDQLAIWKRRYNQIPQPSTFWHRTAWDTCSGIDSKISHAIDYDLFCRFSQTFRFHPVAEVWSRYRLHDSSKTVNKTRERLMEECIEISRRYWGTWLKPLRWRCEISYGLYQRSRRPKAIQAVRKAEAAILDNTPLKAFFLSLAAAWNTPLELAPRILYPIAATRGWTQLARLFQSETTDELCPNFWIGPFFETRLSLASPNKVIRIQVEIPEQLSKNTLSLKLSIDGIVHGDWKSSSEHFRELEVPIPSSRSGSAHVVLHCNRYFVPALTGENEDARLLSLCLIKIEAE